In a genomic window of Quercus lobata isolate SW786 chromosome 4, ValleyOak3.0 Primary Assembly, whole genome shotgun sequence:
- the LOC115984021 gene encoding uncharacterized protein LOC115984021 isoform X1, translating into MGFAFCAVFSFQKHPISVHMKDSGFSFIIVCHLKTNLGCMNPLYGISEEDVIISSHQRAFLWVSFIPSGFLSPKWSRCTSVEFSFVSDNSDVSALKCGVDLVYRQKLEFTRIMVQCITSHDGPFTSYERFPFYHPDQFSGSDGSRGTSGHYSYEQFYKTAALDRYNNHSIFDQCILQSEISEWFSHDSLPSDLSPKFDFHPSTLYNFCFPPSKIQDWFSHPNHGHSVTIDLPSNLYHESNWMGLVLYASFSINGDPNIIFSNLASGKSHFLYCQCQTSMANVDNQKIAFSTNKEEITWLLNLGEFIWICYVPGKPFKNMLRHCSHIEASFESDWLGVIVQNCALQLLYQHDQVQFEQELKYCNKLISENRQLVCKQQEDQKKKNEQYHVDKGLQRKIFSNIDFEVKIFPRLIDQPETNDETEIQLGQSDLLENQEKVDTSKELTKISGEHLEKGPYDLLQKMDQEIIREESEEPGRCITANKLLCKFGEESNYTGKQRQPIEMDAKQKRNYALENIEYEASSTTTSTSSSLSPSSSFDIAAGDEDLSSIGGHRSCSLDLPPFFHNQKSFRFEGTYGEFDLICRSLGLSGIDDFSNTTRLGGYAETTSSSSSSSVFSEEEDKKQNENENENDIGIVRATNVIPVYSFSPRGKLRQSISSWQKGELLGRGSFGTVYEGITEDGFFFAVKEVSFLDQGSQGKQSVSYLEQEISLLKQFEHENIVQYLGTEKDESRIYIFLELVTKGSLASLYQKYRLRDSQVSAYTRQILNGLKYLHDKKVIHRDIKCSNILVDASGSVKLADFGSLAKVTKLNDIKSCIGTPFWMAPEVVNLKNRSYGLAADIWSLGCTVLEMLTRQHPYSPLEGVQALFTIGKGKPPLVPDSLSRDARDFILKCLQVNPNERPTATQLLDHPFVTRPPNSFGPASPHSSIQL; encoded by the exons ATGGGATTTGCATTTTGTGCTGTTTTCTCATTTCAAAAGCATCCTATTTCCGTTCATATGAAAGATTCaggattttcttttatcatcgtTTGTCATTTGAAGACCAACTTGGGTTGTATGAATCCATTATATGGCATCAGTGAAGAGGACGTAATAATATCATCACATCAACGGGCATTCCTTTGGGTATCATTCATTCCATCTGGGTTTCTTTCACCCAAATGGAGTCGATGCACTTCGGTTGAATTCTCATTTGTGAGCGATAATTCGGATGTGTCGGCGCTAAAGTGCGGGGTCGATCTTGTATACCGGCAAAAATTGGAATTTACTCGTATAATGGTACAATGCATAACCTCACACGATGGTCCTTTCACATCGTATGAAAGATTTCCCTTTTATCATCCTGATCAATTCAGTGGCAGTGACGGCTCTAGGGGAACTTCTGGTCACTATTCTTATGAGCAATTCTACAAAACTGCCGCCTTG GACCGTTATAACAATCATAGTATTTTCGATCAATGTATTCTTCAAAGTGAAATCTCAGAGTGGTTCAGCCATGACTCGCTACCGTCAGATTTGTCACCTAAGTTT GACTTTCATCCATCCActttgtataatttttgtttccctCCAAGTAAAATTCAAGACTGGTTTAGTCATCCGAATCATGGACACTCAGTGACAATTGACCTACCCTCAAATTTGTACCACGAAAGTAATTGGATGGGACTTGTTCTGTATGCTTCTTTCTCCATCAATGGGGATCCAAACATCATCTTTAGCAATCTGGCATCAGGAAAATCTCACTTCCTATATTGTCAATGCCAAACGAGTATGGCTAATGTTGATAATCAGAAAATTGCTTTCTCCACCAATAAAGAAGAAATCACGTGGTTACTTAATCTAGGTGAATTCATTTGGATATGCTACGTACCAGGAAAGCCATTTAAGAATATGTTGCGACACTGCAGCCACATTGAGGCCTCATTTGAGAGTGATTGGTTAGGCGTGATAGTGCAGAATTGTGCGTTACAACTTTTGTACCAGCACGATCAAGTGCAGTTTGAGCAAGAACTAAAATACTGCAACAAATTGATTTCAGAGAATCGACAGCTTGTTTGTAAACAACAAGaggatcaaaaaaaaaaaaatgaacaatacCATGTTGATAAAGGACttcaaagaaaaatcttttctAATATTGACTTTGAAGTTAAAATATTTCCAAGGCTAATTGATCAACCGGAGACTAATGATGAAACTGAGATTCAACTTGGCCAAAGTGACCTGCTG GAGAACCAAGAGAAGGTGGACACTTCAAAAGAACTGACCAAAATCTCTGGAGAGCATTTAGAGAAAGG TCCTTATGATTTACTACAAAAAATGGATCAAGAAATTATCCGTGAGGAATCAGAGGAACCTGGAAGATGCATTACGGcaaataaattattatgtaaATTTGGAGAAGAAAGTAACTATACAGGTAAGCAGAGGCAACCAATTGAAATGGACGCAAAGCAAAAGCGAAACTACGCCTTAGAGAACATCGAATACGAGGCCTCGTCCACCACCACTTCCACCTCTTCTTCTTTAAGTCCTTCTTCCTCGTTCGACATCGCCGCCGGCGACGAAGACTTGTCGTCTATAGGCGGCCATCGAAGTTGCTCTCTCGACCTTCCTCCATTTTTTCACAACCAAAAGAGCTTCAGATTCGAAGGCACATATGGCGAATTCGACCTCATTTGTCGCTCTTTGGGCCTTTCCGGGATCGACGACTTCTCTAACACTACGCGTTTGGGAGGGTACGCTGAAACGAcaagctcttcttcttcttcttcggtTTTTTCGGAAGAAGAGGATAAGAAGCAGAACGAGAATGAGAATGAGAATGATATCGGGATTGTTCGCGCAACGAATGTGATTCCAGTGTATAGTTTTTCGCCGAGAGGGAAATTGAGACAGAGTATTAGTTCGTGGCAAAAGGGTGAGCTTCTTGGACGTGGCTCTTTCGGAACTGTCTATGAGGGCATCACTGAGGATGGCTTCTTTTTTGCTGTAAAGGAGGTTTCGTTCCTGGATCAAGGAAGCCAGGGCAAGCAGAGCGTTTCCTACCTTGAGCAGGAGATTTCACTTTTAAAGCAATTTGAACATGAGAATATAGTTCAGTATCTTGGCACGGAAAAGGATGAAAGTAGGATTTATATCTTCCTTGAGCTCGTAACAAAAGGGTCACTTGCCAGTCTTTATCAAAAGTATCGCTTGAGGGATTCTCAAGTCTCTGCTTACACAAGACAGATTTTGAATGGATTGAAGTATCTTCATGATAAGAAAGTGATCCACAGGGACATCAAATGTTCTAATATATTGGTGGATGCAAGTGGATCTGTAAAACTTGCAGATTTTGGGTCCTTAGCAAAGGTAACCAAATTGAATGATATTAAGTCTTGCATAGGGACTCCATTCTGGATGGCACCTGAGgttgttaatttaaaaaaccGTTCCTACGGGCTTGCAGCTGATATATGGAGCCTTGGATGTACAGTGCTGGAGATGTTAACGCGTCAACATCCATACTCTCCCTTGGAAGGCGTGCAAGCATTGTTTACGATTGGCAAGGGTAAACCTCCTCTAGTTCCTGATTCCTTGTCAAGAGATGCCCGAGATTTCATCCTCAAATGCTTACAAGTTAACCCAAATGAGCGGCCTACGGCAACTCAACTATTGGATCATCCATTTGTGACTAGACCTCCAAATTCCTTTGGACCTGCTTCTCCTCACAGCAGCATACAGTTATAA
- the LOC115984943 gene encoding TMV resistance protein N-like, which produces MRELEGSRAHHVKSDRVVEMEKTSNTSAKSCRCLKPLVKEGEKTCTRPISLELLEAIEKSRIAVIIFSENYAFSTWCLEELAKIVECRDRGIILRVLPIFYHVEPTDVRHQKNTFAEAFAKHEKRFEENPTKVQKWKTALTNVASLSGRHLKDGVHETNFIRNIVQWIYLKLKEKHSNDIEDGLVGISSRVEEMISYLDMESSDVHFIGICEKSGMGKTTLARAVFDKILKQFEASSFLENVREESKAHGLKTLQERLLCDIGKGGLRVKDVHKGMQVISDILHNKKVLIVVDDVSERSQLETLVGKRDLFGKGSRIIVTTEDRDLLASYEIKIVYRARGLNEVEALQLFSLNAFHKPHCENDFLEYCNNFVELAQRIPLVLKVLGSYLYTRPKNEWESAQNQLRAIPHEKTTKKLRIAFDGLGADEKKLFLDIACFFQGEEKNRVADILESYFSGINPIKNLIDKSLITLVVGEKLWMHNLLQQMGWEIVSEASVEVGERSRLWHCDDVLDVLKNNIGTKHIEGMLLRLPPDDEEELNAESFSKMNKLRLLKICKVRLSCLSYLSNELCWLEWHDYPLESLPNSFQPGELVELIMHRSCLQQLPSEFSKLGKLKLIDLSDSQNLTRTPDFTGFSNIERLNFQGCTRLHELHPSVGGLKRLILLNLKDCKCLKNLPYELNLESLKTLILSGCSRFKKFPRIGRNMRSLLKLYLDGTAIEELPPTIGRLTGLTLLNLQDCKNLKSFPSDIHSLTSLEILTLSGCKCQPPKAGHLLGLSPIGSSIGASPTFLRLILFLFLSFLAWRYTYLRIPIFATTALSTYCFHNARHPEPEPINLLLSNSFSKLSTLVTLSLSDCNLLALPDDPSCLLSIEYLNLSKNNFICLPDYTSRLSKLKILFLDHCSKLKSMPYVPLSTRLVSVQGCTALENYLNQVVVWSLGVAGFTIITCLGLAEDEDGTIAEVSLLDIHLLWQRYVKDQIHQMEGFCHVLPQNEIPEWFKHQSFGSFRPITLPSNLFSNKNWKGIALCVIFVVPAHSNDDSHGEDTKYFHEFYCRLDINGDLIAFKVPKETYVGSFGLWLYISHARFRKHLDERSCITPFIGTKSPDIEINMCGARILYKQDMGEFLQNLGQKIVGSPNDLRGELNSHSQLSRLNQVDWARNHLSGYIFPQIASPPRWFAYQNGPAIKMQLPADLHDHSRRPTPVTELLPGNETMQGECTSRETILSNQVIAAGTSKKVIAAGTSKSSSQGSLYLGKISSSLGCWIKHGPHLQVSLSLSLSLSQCTRFCYVAL; this is translated from the exons ATGAGAGAACTTGAAGGCTCGCGCGCACACCACGTGAAGTCCGATCGCGTGGTTGAGATGGAGAAAACTTCAAACACTTCTGCAAAGAGTTGTAGATGCTTAAAACCCCTAgtgaaagagggagagaagacTTGTACTAG gccCATTTCGCTGGAACTCTTGGAAGCAATCGAGAAATCGAGGATTGCGGTCATCATTTTCTCtgaaaattatgcattttccaCATGGTGTTTGGAAGAACTTGCAAAGATTGTTGAATGCAGGGATAGAGGCATAATATTGAGAGTGTTGCCCATTTTCTACCATGTGGAACCTACTGACGTGCGACATCAGAAGAACACTTTTGCAGAGGCCTTTGCAAAACATGAAAAGCGTTTCGAGGAGAACCCAACAAAGGTGCAGAAGTGGAAAACTGCTTTAACAAATGTGGCCAGTCTCTCTGGAAGGCATTTGAAGGATGG gGTGCATGAGACAAACTTTATCCGAAACATTGTTCAATggatatatttgaaattgaaagagaaacaTTCAAATGATATTGAAGATGGTCTTGTGGGAATAAGCTCTCGTGTTGAGGAAATGATTTCATATTTAGATATGGAATCAAGTGATGTTCACTTTATTGGAATATGTGAGAAGAGTGGTATGGGCAAGACAACTCTTGCACGAGCTGTTTTTGATAAGATTCTTAAACAATTTGAAGCTTCTAGTTTTCTCGAAAATGTTAGAGAGGAATCTAAAGCACATGGTCTAAAGACTTTACAAGAACGACTCCTTTGTGATATAGGAAAAGGGGGATTAAGGGTAAAGGATGTGCATAAGGGAATGCAAGTTATCAGCGATATACTGCATAACAAAAAGGTActtattgttgttgatgatgtgaGCGAAAGAAGTCAATTAGAAACATTAGTAGGGAAGCGTGATTTGTTTGGCAAAGGAAGTAGAATCATTGTAACTACTGAAGACAGAGATTTGTTGGCAAGttatgaaattaaaattgtatatagGGCTAGAGGACTAAATGAAGTCGAAGCTCTACAACTTTTTAGTCTGAATGCCTTCCACAAACCTCATTGTGAGAATGATTTCTTGGAATATTGCAACAATTTTGTCGAGCTTGCTCAGAGAATTCCTTTGGTTCTTAAAGTTTTGGGTTCCTATTTGTATACTAGACCAAAAAATGAATGGGAAAGTGCTCAGAATCAGCTAAGAGCAATACCCCATGAAAAAACTACTAAGAAACTTAGAATTGCTTTTGATGGATTGGGGGCAGAtgagaaaaaactatttttagatattgcatgtttcttccAAGGGGAGGAGAAGAATCGCGTTGCTGATATACTAGAATCTTACTTCTCAGGCattaatccaataaaaaatctCATCGACAAATCTCTAATTACTCTTGTAGTGGGGGAAAAATTGTGGATGCATAATTTATTACAACAAATGGGTTGGGAAATTGTTAGTGAGGCATCAGTTGAAGTTGGAGAACGTAGTAGGTTGTGGCATTGTGATGACGTCCTTGATGTATTAAAGAACAATATT GGAACAAAACATATAGAAGGCATGCTATTAAGATTGCCTccagatgatgaagaagaattGAATGCTGAATCATTCTCAAAGATGAATAAACTAAGATTGCTCAAAATTTGTAAGGTGCGCCTTTCTTGCCTCAGTTATCTTTCTAATGAGTTATGTTGGCTGGAATGGCATGATTATCCTTTGGAATCATTGCCTAATAGTTTTCAGCCTGGCGAACTTGTTGAGCTCATTATGCATCGCAGTTGTCTTCAGCAACTTCCAAGTGAATTCAGT AAGTTGGGAAAGTTAAAGCTCATTGACTTGAGTGACTCCCAAAACTTAACCCGAACTCCTGACTTCACTGGATTCTCAAATATTGAGAGGCTGAATTTCCAAGGTTGTACAAGATTGCATGAGTTGCACCCTTCTGTTGGAGGTCTTAAAAGACTTATTCTTTTAAATCTAAAAGATTGTAAATGTCTTAAGAACCTTCCATATGAGCTCAATTTGGAATCTCTTAAAACTTTAATTCTATCTGGCTGTTCAAGATTTAAGAAATTTCCCCGTATTGGGAGAAACATGAGAAGCTTGTTGAAGCTTTATTTGGATGGGACTGCCATTGAAGAACTACCACCAACAATCGGGCGTCTAACTGGCCTGACCTTATTGAATCTTCAAGACTGCAAAAACCTTAAGAGTTTTCCGAGTGACATTCATAGTTTGACATCTCTTGAAATTCTCACTCTATCAGGATGTAAGTGTCAACCACCAAAAGCAGGGCATTTGCTTGGGCTCTCTCCTATTGGATCCTCAATTGGTGCCTCCCCCACTTTTCTGCGactaattttatttctttttctatctttcCTAGCATGGCGATACACCTATCTCAGAATTCCTATATTTGCTACAACTGCTTTGTCAACATATTGTTTCCACAATGCCCGGCATCCTGAACCAGAGCCCATCAACCTGTTGTTGTCTAATTCGTTCTCAAAATTAAGCACTTTGGTAACTCTAAGTCTAAGTGACTGCAATCTGTTGGCACTCCCTGATGACCCTAGCTGCTTGTTGTCAATAGAGTATTtgaatttgagcaaaaataattttatatgctTGCCCGATTACACTTCTCGACTTTCAAAGCTCAAAATTCTTTTCTTGGATCATTGTAGCAAGCTTAAATCAATGCCATATGTTCCATTAAGTACAAGGTTAGTTTCAGTACAAGGATGTACTGCgcttgaaaattatttaaatcaaGTTGTTGTATGGTCTTTGGGTGTAGCAGGATTCACTATTATTACTTGCCTTGGCTTGGCCGAGGATGAAGATGGCACAATTGCTGAGGTTTCTTTGCTAGACATACACCTATTATGGCAAAGATACGTGAAg gatcaaattcatcaaatggaagGCTTTTGCCATGTTTTACCTCAAAATGAAATTCCGGAGTGGTTCAAGCATCAGAGTTTTGGGTCATTTCGACCAATCACACTACCTTCAAATCTGTTTAGTAATAAAAATTGGAAAGGAATCGCTCTATGTGTCATTTTTGTAGTCCCAGCACATTCGAACGACGATTCTCATGGAGAGGATACAAAATACTTTCATGAGTTTTATTGTCGTTTGGACATAAATGGAGATCTTATAGCTTTCAAGGTTCCTAAGGAAACATATGTTGGTTCATTTGGACTTTGGCTATATATATCGCATGCGAGGTTTAGAAAACATTTAGACGAACGGAGTTGCATTACCCCTTTCATTGGAACCAAAAGCCCGGATATTGAGATTAATATGTGTGGTGCACGTATTCTATATAAGCAAGATATGGGAGAATTTCTACAAAACCTAGGCCAAAAAATTGTTGGGAGTCCTAATGACCTCCGTGGAGAGCTCAACTCACACTCACAGCTTTCAAGATTGAATCAG GTGGATTGGGCACGAAACCATCTGTCTGGTTATATCTTTCCTCAGATTGCGTCTCCACCACGCTGGTTTGCTTATCAAAATGGGCCCGCCATAAAAATGCAGTTACCTGCAGATTTGCATGATCATTCAAG GAGGCCTACCCCCGTGACAGAGCTTCTACCAGGTAATGAAACTATGCAAGGGGAGTGTACTTCAAGAGAAACAATATTATCAAATCAAGTAATAGCTGCAGGCACCTCAAAAAAAGTAATAGCTGCAGGCACTTCAAAAAGTTCAAGTCAAGGGTCTCTTTATTTAGGCAAGATATCAAGCAGCCTTGGATGTTGGATAAAACATGGGCCACATTTgcaggtttctctctctctctctctctctctctctcaatgcaCGAGGTTTTGCTATGTGGCTCtctaa
- the LOC115984021 gene encoding uncharacterized protein LOC115984021 isoform X2, whose amino-acid sequence MGFAFCAVFSFQKHPISVHMKDSGFSFIIVCHLKTNLGCMNPLYGISEEDVIISSHQRAFLWVSFIPSGFLSPKWSRCTSVEFSFVSDNSDVSALKCGVDLVYRQKLEFTRIMVQCITSHDGPFTSYERFPFYHPDQFSGSDGSRGTSGHYSYEQFYKTAALDFHPSTLYNFCFPPSKIQDWFSHPNHGHSVTIDLPSNLYHESNWMGLVLYASFSINGDPNIIFSNLASGKSHFLYCQCQTSMANVDNQKIAFSTNKEEITWLLNLGEFIWICYVPGKPFKNMLRHCSHIEASFESDWLGVIVQNCALQLLYQHDQVQFEQELKYCNKLISENRQLVCKQQEDQKKKNEQYHVDKGLQRKIFSNIDFEVKIFPRLIDQPETNDETEIQLGQSDLLENQEKVDTSKELTKISGEHLEKGPYDLLQKMDQEIIREESEEPGRCITANKLLCKFGEESNYTGKQRQPIEMDAKQKRNYALENIEYEASSTTTSTSSSLSPSSSFDIAAGDEDLSSIGGHRSCSLDLPPFFHNQKSFRFEGTYGEFDLICRSLGLSGIDDFSNTTRLGGYAETTSSSSSSSVFSEEEDKKQNENENENDIGIVRATNVIPVYSFSPRGKLRQSISSWQKGELLGRGSFGTVYEGITEDGFFFAVKEVSFLDQGSQGKQSVSYLEQEISLLKQFEHENIVQYLGTEKDESRIYIFLELVTKGSLASLYQKYRLRDSQVSAYTRQILNGLKYLHDKKVIHRDIKCSNILVDASGSVKLADFGSLAKVTKLNDIKSCIGTPFWMAPEVVNLKNRSYGLAADIWSLGCTVLEMLTRQHPYSPLEGVQALFTIGKGKPPLVPDSLSRDARDFILKCLQVNPNERPTATQLLDHPFVTRPPNSFGPASPHSSIQL is encoded by the exons ATGGGATTTGCATTTTGTGCTGTTTTCTCATTTCAAAAGCATCCTATTTCCGTTCATATGAAAGATTCaggattttcttttatcatcgtTTGTCATTTGAAGACCAACTTGGGTTGTATGAATCCATTATATGGCATCAGTGAAGAGGACGTAATAATATCATCACATCAACGGGCATTCCTTTGGGTATCATTCATTCCATCTGGGTTTCTTTCACCCAAATGGAGTCGATGCACTTCGGTTGAATTCTCATTTGTGAGCGATAATTCGGATGTGTCGGCGCTAAAGTGCGGGGTCGATCTTGTATACCGGCAAAAATTGGAATTTACTCGTATAATGGTACAATGCATAACCTCACACGATGGTCCTTTCACATCGTATGAAAGATTTCCCTTTTATCATCCTGATCAATTCAGTGGCAGTGACGGCTCTAGGGGAACTTCTGGTCACTATTCTTATGAGCAATTCTACAAAACTGCCGCCTTG GACTTTCATCCATCCActttgtataatttttgtttccctCCAAGTAAAATTCAAGACTGGTTTAGTCATCCGAATCATGGACACTCAGTGACAATTGACCTACCCTCAAATTTGTACCACGAAAGTAATTGGATGGGACTTGTTCTGTATGCTTCTTTCTCCATCAATGGGGATCCAAACATCATCTTTAGCAATCTGGCATCAGGAAAATCTCACTTCCTATATTGTCAATGCCAAACGAGTATGGCTAATGTTGATAATCAGAAAATTGCTTTCTCCACCAATAAAGAAGAAATCACGTGGTTACTTAATCTAGGTGAATTCATTTGGATATGCTACGTACCAGGAAAGCCATTTAAGAATATGTTGCGACACTGCAGCCACATTGAGGCCTCATTTGAGAGTGATTGGTTAGGCGTGATAGTGCAGAATTGTGCGTTACAACTTTTGTACCAGCACGATCAAGTGCAGTTTGAGCAAGAACTAAAATACTGCAACAAATTGATTTCAGAGAATCGACAGCTTGTTTGTAAACAACAAGaggatcaaaaaaaaaaaaatgaacaatacCATGTTGATAAAGGACttcaaagaaaaatcttttctAATATTGACTTTGAAGTTAAAATATTTCCAAGGCTAATTGATCAACCGGAGACTAATGATGAAACTGAGATTCAACTTGGCCAAAGTGACCTGCTG GAGAACCAAGAGAAGGTGGACACTTCAAAAGAACTGACCAAAATCTCTGGAGAGCATTTAGAGAAAGG TCCTTATGATTTACTACAAAAAATGGATCAAGAAATTATCCGTGAGGAATCAGAGGAACCTGGAAGATGCATTACGGcaaataaattattatgtaaATTTGGAGAAGAAAGTAACTATACAGGTAAGCAGAGGCAACCAATTGAAATGGACGCAAAGCAAAAGCGAAACTACGCCTTAGAGAACATCGAATACGAGGCCTCGTCCACCACCACTTCCACCTCTTCTTCTTTAAGTCCTTCTTCCTCGTTCGACATCGCCGCCGGCGACGAAGACTTGTCGTCTATAGGCGGCCATCGAAGTTGCTCTCTCGACCTTCCTCCATTTTTTCACAACCAAAAGAGCTTCAGATTCGAAGGCACATATGGCGAATTCGACCTCATTTGTCGCTCTTTGGGCCTTTCCGGGATCGACGACTTCTCTAACACTACGCGTTTGGGAGGGTACGCTGAAACGAcaagctcttcttcttcttcttcggtTTTTTCGGAAGAAGAGGATAAGAAGCAGAACGAGAATGAGAATGAGAATGATATCGGGATTGTTCGCGCAACGAATGTGATTCCAGTGTATAGTTTTTCGCCGAGAGGGAAATTGAGACAGAGTATTAGTTCGTGGCAAAAGGGTGAGCTTCTTGGACGTGGCTCTTTCGGAACTGTCTATGAGGGCATCACTGAGGATGGCTTCTTTTTTGCTGTAAAGGAGGTTTCGTTCCTGGATCAAGGAAGCCAGGGCAAGCAGAGCGTTTCCTACCTTGAGCAGGAGATTTCACTTTTAAAGCAATTTGAACATGAGAATATAGTTCAGTATCTTGGCACGGAAAAGGATGAAAGTAGGATTTATATCTTCCTTGAGCTCGTAACAAAAGGGTCACTTGCCAGTCTTTATCAAAAGTATCGCTTGAGGGATTCTCAAGTCTCTGCTTACACAAGACAGATTTTGAATGGATTGAAGTATCTTCATGATAAGAAAGTGATCCACAGGGACATCAAATGTTCTAATATATTGGTGGATGCAAGTGGATCTGTAAAACTTGCAGATTTTGGGTCCTTAGCAAAGGTAACCAAATTGAATGATATTAAGTCTTGCATAGGGACTCCATTCTGGATGGCACCTGAGgttgttaatttaaaaaaccGTTCCTACGGGCTTGCAGCTGATATATGGAGCCTTGGATGTACAGTGCTGGAGATGTTAACGCGTCAACATCCATACTCTCCCTTGGAAGGCGTGCAAGCATTGTTTACGATTGGCAAGGGTAAACCTCCTCTAGTTCCTGATTCCTTGTCAAGAGATGCCCGAGATTTCATCCTCAAATGCTTACAAGTTAACCCAAATGAGCGGCCTACGGCAACTCAACTATTGGATCATCCATTTGTGACTAGACCTCCAAATTCCTTTGGACCTGCTTCTCCTCACAGCAGCATACAGTTATAA